The sequence CTTCTGGTGAGCGCCCAGAGCCTGCTGGTGATCGGCGCGACGCTGGCGCTTCTCGTCCTGCTGTCGGTCTTCTTCGGCCGCACGCTGATCGGCAAGGCACTCAGGGCCTCCGCCATCAACCAGCGCGGCGCCCGCATCGTCGGCATCTCGACCGAACTCTCCGGACGCATCGCCTTTGCGATGGCGGCGGCGATCGGCATCGTGTCGGCGATCCTGATCGCACCGCTCACCACGCTCTACTACGATTCCGGCTTCCTGATCGGGCTGAAGGGCTTCGTCGCCGCCATCATTGGCGGACTGACGGCCTACGTCCCGGCGGTCGGCGCGGCGCTCGCCATCGGCCTGCTTGAATCCTTCTCCTCCTTCTGGGCCAGCTCGTTCAAGGAAGTGATCGTTTTCATGTCGATCCTGCCGGTCCTCCTGTGGCGCTCCCTGAAGAGCCCGCCGCATGACGAGGAGGAGTGAGCCGATGACCCGCAAGTGGATCGGTTTCGCCGTCTTCGCCGTCGTCATGCTGGCCGTGCCGCTTCTGCCCGTGCCGGACTACTGGGTGACCCTGGTCGCCTTCGTGGGCCTCTCCAGCCTGGTGGCGCTCGGGCTCGTGCTCCTGACCGGCGTCGGCGGCATGACGTCGTTCGGCCAGGCTGCCTTCGTCGGCTTCGGCGCCTATGCCTCGGCCCTGCTGACGACCTCCTATGGCTGGTCGCCGTGGCTCGCGCTCATCGCGTCGATCGCCGTGACCGGCGTCGTCGCCCTGATGGTCGGGCTGGTCACGGTGCGGCTGTCCGGCCACTTCCTGCCGCTGGGCACCATCGCCTGGGGCATCAGCTTCTACTATCTGTTCGGCAACCTTCAGATCATCGGCGCCTATGACGGCATCCAGGGCGTGCCCCCGCTGAGCTTCTTCGGGACGGAGCTCCTGTCGGGCCGGTCGTTCTATCCGGTCATCTGGATCACCGTTCTCATTGCGGTGGCGCTGACGCTCAATCTCCTGGATTCGCGCACGGGGCGCGCCATCCGGGCGCTGCGCAGCGGCGCGTCGGCCGCGGAATCCGTCGGGGTGAACGTCTGGCGCGCCAAGCTCGCCGTCTTCGTCTACGCGGCTGTGCTCGCCGGCATCGCCGGCTGGCTCTACGCCCATTTCCAGCGCGCGGTGACGCCGGGCGCCTTCGGGCTCGGCACCGGCATCGAATATCTCCTGATGGCGGTGGTCGGCGGCGCCGGCTACGTCTACGGCGCGATCCTCGGCGCCGGCATCGTGACCATCCTCAAGGATCTCCTCCAGGACTGGCTGCCGCTCCTGTTCGGCCAGGGCGGCAACTACGAGGGGATCGTGTTCGGCATCCTGCTGGTCGCGCTTCTGCAGGGCGCGCGCACCGGCTTCTGGCCGCTGATCGCCGGCCTCTTTCCCGCCGCCCCTCCCCGGGCGATCCCGGACGCCGCCCCGCTCCCCCGCGAGACACGGCCCGAGAGCGATCCGCTTCTGGAGGTCCGCGAGGCCCGCAAGACGTTCGGCGGTCTGGTCGCCGTCAACGACGTGTCGTTCCGGGTGCGCAAGGGCGAGATCGTCGGTCTGATCGGCCCGAACGGCGCCGGCAAGAGCACCACGTTCAATCTGGTGACCGGCGTCACCCCGCTGACCTCCGGCGAGATCGTCTTCGAGGGCCGGACCATCACCGGCCTGTCGCCGGCCAGGATCGCCAAGCGGCGGATCGCCCGCACCTTCCAGCACGTGAAGCTCTCCCAGACGATGACCGTGCTCGACAACGTGGCGATCGGCGCGCACCTGCGCAGCCATGCCGGCTTCGCCTCCGGCATGCTGGCCCTCGACCGCACGGAAGAGCGGCAGATCTTCGCCGAGGCCGCCCGGCAGCTGGAGCGCGTCGGGCTGGGCGAGCGGATGCACATCGAGGCCGGCGCCCTGTCGCTGGGCGAACAGCGGCTTGCGGAAATCGCGCGGGCGCTGTGTCTGGACCCGGTGCTTCTGTTGCTCGACGAGCCGGCCGCGGGGCTGCGCCACACCGAGAAGCAGGCGCTGGCCGGCCTGATCGAGGATCTGAGAGCCGACGGCATGAGCGTGCTTCTGGTCGAACACGACATGGATTTCGTGATGCGGCTCACCAACCACATCGTGGTGCTCGATTTCGGCTCCAAGATCGCCGAAGGCGCGCCGGAAGAGGTGCGCGCGAACCCGGCCGTCATCGAAGCCTATCTGGGGGCGGACATATGAGCGCGCTCCTGAAGGTCGACGGCCTGCACGTGGCCTACGGGCGCGTCGAGGCGGTTCAGGGCGCCTCCCTGAGCGTCGCGCCGGGCACGATCGCCACCGTCATCGGGGCCAACGGCGCCGGAAAGACGACGCTGCTGGCCGCCCTGATGGGCCTTCTGCCGTCGAAGGGGGCCATTGCCTTCGAGGGCGCGGACCTGACCCGGACGACGGCCGAGGAGCGGGTCGGGCTCGGCATCAGCCTGGTGCCGGAGCAGCGCGACCTGTTCTCGGCGATGACGGTTTCGGAGAATCTCGAACTCGGCGCCTTCCGGCGCGGCCGCAGGGAAATCCCCGAGCGGCTGGACGAGGTCTATCAGCTGTTTCCCCGGCTCAAGGAACGCCGGCGCCAGGAAGCGGGCACGCTGTCGGGCGGCGAGCGCCAGATGCTGGCCATGGGCCGCGCGCTGATGGCCCGGCCGCGCCTCCTGATGCTGGACGAGCCCAGCCTCGGCCTGGCCCCGCTGATCGTCCGCGACATTCTTTCGACCGTCAGCCGCCTGCGCGAGACCGGCGTGTCGATCCTGCTCGTCGAGCAGAACGCCCGCGCCGCGCTGCGCGTCGCCGACACCGCCTATGTGATGGAGCTGGGCCAGATCACCCTGACGGGAACGGCGGACGAGATCGCCGCCAATCCGCGCGTGTCGGAAATCTATCTCGGCGGCGCGCACTGACCCTCCCCTTTCTGTCCGACCGAACGAAAAGGACCGCACGATGAAGGCCTTCATTCCCTATGGCGGCTACTGGTCGACACCGTTCGCCCGCTGGAGCGGCGAGCTGGCGCACCTGCATGCGATCGAATTCGCCGCCCATGTCACCAAGGCGGAACTCGCCAGGCGCGAACTGGACCCGACGGTGTTCGATTTCGCCGCCTACGGGCTCACCGTTCCCCAGAAGTCGAGCTTCTACGGCGTGCCGTGGTTCGGCGGCATGATCGGCGCCGATACCCTGACCGGCCCCACCATCAACCAGGCGTGCGCGACCGGTGCGCGGCTGTTCTCGACCGCCGCAGGGGAAATCGCGACGGGAGGCGCGAGCACCTGCCTGATCGTCTCGGGCGACCGCTGCTCCAACGGCCCGCACCTCTACTATCCGGCGCCCCACGGCCCCGGCGGCACGGGGGCTTCGGAGGACTGGGTGCTGGATTCCTTCTCCAACGACCCGTGGGCGCGATGCGCCATGGTGCAGACGGCGGAGAACGTCGCCGCGCGCGAGGGCATCACCACCGAGGAACAGCACGAGGTCGTGCTGCATCGCTCCGAGCAGTATGCGCAGGCGCTGGCGGACGAAGCGGCGTTCCTGAAGCGCTTCATGACGCTGCCCTTCGACGTGCCCGACGCTCGCTTCCGCAAGACCCAGGCCGTGATGGAGG is a genomic window of Amorphus orientalis containing:
- a CDS encoding branched-chain amino acid ABC transporter ATP-binding protein/permease; the protein is MTRKWIGFAVFAVVMLAVPLLPVPDYWVTLVAFVGLSSLVALGLVLLTGVGGMTSFGQAAFVGFGAYASALLTTSYGWSPWLALIASIAVTGVVALMVGLVTVRLSGHFLPLGTIAWGISFYYLFGNLQIIGAYDGIQGVPPLSFFGTELLSGRSFYPVIWITVLIAVALTLNLLDSRTGRAIRALRSGASAAESVGVNVWRAKLAVFVYAAVLAGIAGWLYAHFQRAVTPGAFGLGTGIEYLLMAVVGGAGYVYGAILGAGIVTILKDLLQDWLPLLFGQGGNYEGIVFGILLVALLQGARTGFWPLIAGLFPAAPPRAIPDAAPLPRETRPESDPLLEVREARKTFGGLVAVNDVSFRVRKGEIVGLIGPNGAGKSTTFNLVTGVTPLTSGEIVFEGRTITGLSPARIAKRRIARTFQHVKLSQTMTVLDNVAIGAHLRSHAGFASGMLALDRTEERQIFAEAARQLERVGLGERMHIEAGALSLGEQRLAEIARALCLDPVLLLLDEPAAGLRHTEKQALAGLIEDLRADGMSVLLVEHDMDFVMRLTNHIVVLDFGSKIAEGAPEEVRANPAVIEAYLGADI
- a CDS encoding ABC transporter ATP-binding protein, whose amino-acid sequence is MSALLKVDGLHVAYGRVEAVQGASLSVAPGTIATVIGANGAGKTTLLAALMGLLPSKGAIAFEGADLTRTTAEERVGLGISLVPEQRDLFSAMTVSENLELGAFRRGRREIPERLDEVYQLFPRLKERRRQEAGTLSGGERQMLAMGRALMARPRLLMLDEPSLGLAPLIVRDILSTVSRLRETGVSILLVEQNARAALRVADTAYVMELGQITLTGTADEIAANPRVSEIYLGGAH
- a CDS encoding thiolase family protein, with product MKAFIPYGGYWSTPFARWSGELAHLHAIEFAAHVTKAELARRELDPTVFDFAAYGLTVPQKSSFYGVPWFGGMIGADTLTGPTINQACATGARLFSTAAGEIATGGASTCLIVSGDRCSNGPHLYYPAPHGPGGTGASEDWVLDSFSNDPWARCAMVQTAENVAAREGITTEEQHEVVLHRSEQYAQALADEAAFLKRFMTLPFDVPDARFRKTQAVMEADTGIHPSTAEGLAKLKPVMPDGTVTFGGQTHPADGSAAAIVVESAERAAELASNPDITIELVSFGLARVEKAHMPAAPIPASLQALERAGKTIADMAAIKSHNPFAVNDIAFARAMGIDWRSMNNFGSSLIWGHPQGPTGVRAIIELIEELALKGGGYGLFQGCAAGDSSMAVVLKVG